Part of the Sphingobium sp. TKS genome is shown below.
CCGGCGATCCGGCCGAACACCGCGCCGCTGGTCAGGCCCGCGCCGCCGGGATAGCGATCATAATAAAGGCCGCCGACCAGTTCGCCCGCCGCGTAGAGCCCGGCGATCGCCTCGCCTTCCTCGCTCTGGACGCGGGCCTGCTCGTCGATCGCCAATCCGCCGAAGGTCAGCGTGATGCCGCATGTGACCTCATAAGCGACAAAGGGCGGCTCGCGCAGCGCCCGCGCCCAATTGCTCTTGTTGATCGCAAGACCCCGGGTGCCGCGTCCATCCTTCACCGCAGGGTTGAAGGGCACGTCCTCATCCACCGCTGCATTGAATTCCGCGATTGTCCGCAGCATGGCGTCGCGGTCTATGCCTTCCAGCTTGGCCGCCAATCCTTCCAGCGTATCCGACTCGAATCGCGCGGCGCGTGGCACGCGATATTCGTCGGGCAGGATAGGGATCGACTGGGCGTCGAACAATTGCCAGCCCGTGCCGCCGGGCTGGCGCAGAATCGCCGCGCCCATTTTCGAATAGGTATAGTTGCGGAAGTCAGATCCCTCGTCGAAGAAACGTTCGCCATTGCGGTTCACGACTATACCGAGCGTGAAATAATTCTTCTGCTGGTTGATCATGGCGATATTGCCGAAGTCCTCGGCTCCCGCATCGAAGAAAACGCTGTGGCAGCCCGACCAGTCGCCATGCGACCGTGCACCGATGGCGAAGGCGGCCTGTATGACATTGCCGGTGTTGTAGCGCGACCCCCGGACCTTCGCGAGATCCCAGCCCTGCCCCAGAGTGCGCACCCGCCATTCCGCATTGGCGTGATAGCCGCCCGCCGCCAGCACGACCGCATCGGCATGCAGCGCCTCGCCGTTGACGATGACGCCCTCCACCCCATGGCGATTGCCGATCAGATGTTCGACCTTGTGGTCGTAGCGGATCGTGACGCCCAGCGCCTCTGCACGGCGGAACAGCGCGTCCACCAGGCCAACTCCGCCGCCAGCCGTCTCCACGGTCAGGCCGCCCCAGAAGATGTTCCGCCCGTCGACCTTGAAGGATTGGCGGCCATAAGCGGGCAGGAAACGCACACCCTGATCGCGCATCCATGACAGGGTAGGCAAGCTTTGCTGCACCAAAATGTCGATCAGCAGCGGATCGGCGCGATAGCCGCTGAGTTCGCACAGATCGAGGTAGAATTTCTCCGCGTCATAACGACCGAAGTCGCTGCTGTCCCGCTCCTGCTCGGTCAGGTCGGGAACGAGATGGGCGATATCCTCCACCCCTTCATAGACTGTGCGGAAGGCTCCCCCCGTAAAGGCGGAGTTGCCGCCCCGCGCCGCTTCGGGCGCCCGCTCCAGTACCGTGACCCGCGCGCCCGCCTCCGCCGCGGCTATCGCTGCACACAGCGCCGCATTACCCGCACCCACCACAAGGACATTCCGCATTCCATCTCTCCTATCGTCATAGACGATAATCGCTATCGATAATTATCGCTTCACTCGATGATGGCGATGTTCTAGCCCTGTGGTCAAGAGGAAAGCCAAGGCGCAGCCAAAACAAGCCGCCGGCCAATGGGAGAGAAGAAGATGACGTTCGC
Proteins encoded:
- the tcuA gene encoding FAD-dependent tricarballylate dehydrogenase TcuA, which codes for MRNVLVVGAGNAALCAAIAAAEAGARVTVLERAPEAARGGNSAFTGGAFRTVYEGVEDIAHLVPDLTEQERDSSDFGRYDAEKFYLDLCELSGYRADPLLIDILVQQSLPTLSWMRDQGVRFLPAYGRQSFKVDGRNIFWGGLTVETAGGGVGLVDALFRRAEALGVTIRYDHKVEHLIGNRHGVEGVIVNGEALHADAVVLAAGGYHANAEWRVRTLGQGWDLAKVRGSRYNTGNVIQAAFAIGARSHGDWSGCHSVFFDAGAEDFGNIAMINQQKNYFTLGIVVNRNGERFFDEGSDFRNYTYSKMGAAILRQPGGTGWQLFDAQSIPILPDEYRVPRAARFESDTLEGLAAKLEGIDRDAMLRTIAEFNAAVDEDVPFNPAVKDGRGTRGLAINKSNWARALREPPFVAYEVTCGITLTFGGLAIDEQARVQSEEGEAIAGLYAAGELVGGLYYDRYPGGAGLTSGAVFGRIAGAHAAMG